From a single Stomoxys calcitrans chromosome 4, idStoCalc2.1, whole genome shotgun sequence genomic region:
- the LOC106083254 gene encoding uncharacterized PE-PGRS family protein PE_PGRS10, whose amino-acid sequence MWISTLGVMALMGALKVVYAGGYGGGEYGGTTSSSSAHISGISPQPLTGYGGANTRGNMKMNGQEEGLAGMLADILGVIGKANAYGRATNDQGSGQKVSITSFDENGGNGRGLLNDRLPNNGRNFEGSTVGVAPYVAAYGRKPSIAQSGSLLNNPSSINGNTDRYPYAGGFSPEQPGLPSSAYQPDSWHPAGNPKGTSSGGPSNWHPVINPNPTISNAEGDFDEGGRGDNLSHQYGDSANMPNPYLEQTRRENRYNNAPFGNGAKKIVLSDSSYILDVGNPKSSELPTMLGSGSYAGSHGGSKTKRGDGEIASYANTNQDGSASSLRTNGYGLNPERPNFESNRASKLQGNTDGIPIGEVYSFGEHFEGNANQGTLGASPTRPGSLGGSHRSQVNRGSYGEGATFSYGGQRGIIINDNDRLKEQHNLAGASSVASAGSGGESYGSIGNPSAGQSGGHGK is encoded by the exons ATGTGGATTTCAACACTTGGAGTAATGGCATTGATGGGTGCATTGAAAGTGG TTTACGCTGGAGGTTATGGAGGTGGTGAATATGGTGGCACGACATCATCTTCTTCCGCTCATATCAGTGGAATATCCCCACAACCCTTGACTGGTTATGGAGGAGCCAATACTCGaggaaatatgaaaatgaacgGTCAAGAGGAAGGGTTGGCCGGCATGCTTGCAGATATTTTGGGTGTTATTGGCAAAGCAAATGCTTATGGCAGGGCAACTAATGATCAAGGAAGTGGCCAGAAAGTTTCAATTACCAGCTTTGATGAAAATGGTGGTAATGGCAGAGGATTGCTTAATGATAGACTTCCCAATAACGGTAGAAATTTTGAGGGCAGCACTGTTGGTGTTGCTCCATACGTTGCAGCATATGGCAGAAAACCTAGCATAGCCCAATCAGGGTCATTGTTGAACAATCCCTCTTCGATTAATGGTAATACAGATCGTTACCCTTATGCAGGAGGATTCAGTCCAGAACAGCCCGGGTTACCATCATCTGCATATCAACCAGACAGCTGGCATCCTGCAGGTAATCCTAAAGGAACTTCGTCTGGAGGTCCCTCAAATTGGCATCCTGTGATAAATCCCAATCCTACCATCTCAAATGCCGAAGGAGATTTTGATGAAGGCGGTAGGGGTGATAATTTAAGTCATCAATATGGAGACTCAGCTAACATGCCAAATCCATATTTAGAGCAGACTCGAAGGGAAAATCGTTACAACAATGCTCCCTTTGGCAATGGTGCTAAGAAAATTGTTTTGAGTGACAGCAGTTATATTTTAGATGTTGGAAACCCAAAATCATCCGAATTGCCTACTATGCTAGGTTCTGGAAGTTATGCAGGAAGTCATGGCGGTTCAAAGACAAAGAGAGGTGATGGAGAAATAGCCTCATACGCAAACACCAATCAGGATGGGTCTGCAAGTTCTCTACGAACCAATGGTTACGGTCTCAACCCTGAACGCCCTAATTTCGAATCAAATAGAGCTTCTAAACTCCAAGGAAATACAGATGGAATACCTATTGGGGAAGTCTATAgttttggtgaacattttgaaGGCAATGCTAACCAGGGTACTTTAGGAGCAAGTCCAACAAGGCCAGGCAGTTTAGGCGGCTCTCATCGCTCGCAAGTTAACAGAGGTTCTTATGGTGAAGGAGCTACTTTTTCTTATGGAGGACAAAGAGGGATCATCATAAACGACAATGATAGACTTAAAGAGCAACATAATTTAGCAGGAGCTTCCAGTGTTGCCTCCGCCGGTAGTGGTGGAGAATCTTATGGGTCAATTGGCAATCCAAGTGCTGGCCAATCAGGTGGACATGgaaaataa